From a single Wenzhouxiangella sp. XN24 genomic region:
- a CDS encoding YqaA family protein: MSVYVGLFLTSFFAATLLPAYSEILFGGLLIQGYDPLALWLWASTGNTLGSAVNWALARFFLRYKDRRWFPFRETKLARAQQWFQRYGVWSLLMAWAPIGGDALTFVAGLMRVRFWLFLVLVAIGKGTRYAVVLWLVFAAQQTAA, translated from the coding sequence TTGAGCGTCTATGTCGGGCTGTTCTTGACGTCCTTCTTCGCCGCAACCCTGCTGCCGGCGTACTCCGAGATATTGTTCGGCGGGCTGCTCATACAAGGTTACGATCCGCTGGCGCTCTGGTTGTGGGCGAGCACCGGGAACACCCTGGGCTCAGCCGTGAACTGGGCGCTGGCTCGATTCTTCCTGCGCTACAAGGACCGCCGCTGGTTCCCTTTCCGGGAGACGAAACTCGCACGCGCCCAGCAATGGTTCCAGCGCTACGGGGTCTGGTCGTTGCTCATGGCCTGGGCGCCGATCGGCGGCGATGCACTCACCTTCGTCGCCGGTCTGATGCGCGTGCGCTTCTGGCTCTTTCTCGTGCTCGTGGCGATCGGCAAGGGAACGCGCTACGCCGTGGTGCTATGGCTGGTATTTGCCGCCCAGCAGACGGCGGCATGA
- a CDS encoding gamma-glutamyl-gamma-aminobutyrate hydrolase family protein (Members of this family of hydrolases with an active site Cys residue belong to MEROPS family C26.) codes for MARREGRPVIGVTGPRRGAWGPRVCVHLALLMAGGRALHLRPGDKLSTRTLDGVIVTGGHDVEPVLYKAEAEVEGRYDSERDAFESEIIDCALSDGTPLLGICRGAQLLNVRLGGTLFQDLHRRRHKTSKRRTLLPLKTLCVEDGTKLAGILGRAELKINSLHNQSIDRVGEGLRVCGRDIDEIVQAVENPERRFLMGVQWHPEFLIYLSRQRRLFRTLVAAARDYRSGVKPG; via the coding sequence ATGGCTCGGCGAGAAGGCCGGCCGGTAATCGGCGTCACCGGCCCGCGCCGCGGTGCCTGGGGCCCAAGGGTCTGCGTCCATCTCGCGTTACTCATGGCGGGTGGCCGGGCGTTGCATCTGCGGCCCGGAGACAAGCTGAGCACCCGAACGCTCGACGGAGTGATCGTGACCGGGGGCCACGACGTCGAGCCCGTACTGTACAAGGCGGAAGCCGAAGTCGAGGGCCGTTACGATTCGGAGCGCGACGCGTTCGAGTCCGAGATCATCGACTGTGCCTTGTCCGACGGCACGCCGCTGCTCGGCATCTGCCGGGGCGCACAGCTTCTCAACGTGCGCCTCGGGGGCACGCTGTTCCAGGACCTGCATCGGCGTCGTCACAAGACCTCCAAGCGGCGCACGTTGTTGCCGCTGAAAACGCTGTGTGTCGAGGACGGCACGAAACTCGCCGGCATCCTCGGGCGCGCGGAACTGAAAATCAATAGCCTGCACAACCAGAGTATCGACCGCGTCGGAGAGGGTCTCCGGGTCTGCGGCCGTGATATCGACGAGATCGTGCAGGCCGTGGAAAATCCTGAACGTCGGTTTCTCATGGGCGTGCAGTGGCATCCCGAGTTCCTGATCTACCTGTCCCGCCAGCGCCGGCTCTTCCGCACCCTGGTGGCCGCAGCGCGGGACTACCGCTCCGGGGTGAAACCCGGTTGA
- a CDS encoding amidoligase family protein: MEDDENRHPFRDWEPPLPPARETATGEARRVGVELEMIGPGVSDVSAIVADQVGGRCEKKSPYEHIVHGDEAGEWRVELDWEYLKRKGREEAPDTDLAAFVDETAERLVRAGAETIVPVEVISPPLPMRRLADLQSLIVRLRDAGARGTGAGISYAFGLQLNPELPSLDARTIASYLKAFFCLYEWLEKRSAPDFTRKLTRFTAPFPAAYVRKTIDPEYWPPQDRLIDDYLADNPTRNRALDMLPLFLHLDEARVRAVVEDPRVKPRPTLHYRLPNCEIDEPGWGIHIPWGDWLKVERLATDRDRLERICRAYARWLDKPMRHLFENWAREVESWLGEKAGR, from the coding sequence ATGGAAGACGACGAAAACAGGCACCCTTTCCGCGACTGGGAGCCGCCATTACCCCCGGCGAGGGAAACCGCGACCGGCGAAGCCCGGCGGGTCGGCGTCGAACTCGAGATGATCGGTCCCGGGGTCTCGGACGTCAGCGCTATCGTCGCCGACCAGGTGGGCGGTCGATGTGAAAAAAAGAGCCCCTATGAGCACATCGTGCATGGCGACGAGGCCGGCGAGTGGCGCGTCGAACTGGACTGGGAATACCTCAAGCGCAAAGGCCGCGAGGAAGCGCCGGACACCGATCTTGCCGCCTTCGTAGACGAGACCGCGGAGCGTCTGGTGCGGGCCGGCGCGGAGACCATCGTACCCGTCGAGGTCATCAGCCCACCGCTGCCGATGCGCCGCCTCGCCGATTTGCAGTCGCTGATCGTGCGCCTGCGGGACGCCGGGGCCCGCGGGACCGGGGCCGGGATCTCCTACGCGTTCGGGCTGCAACTCAATCCGGAGCTGCCGTCACTCGATGCGCGCACCATCGCTTCCTACCTGAAGGCGTTCTTCTGTCTCTACGAATGGCTGGAGAAACGCTCCGCCCCGGATTTCACGCGCAAACTGACCCGATTTACGGCTCCGTTCCCCGCAGCCTATGTGCGCAAGACGATCGATCCGGAGTACTGGCCGCCCCAGGATCGACTGATCGACGATTACCTGGCGGATAATCCGACCCGAAACCGTGCGCTCGACATGTTGCCCTTGTTCCTGCACCTGGACGAGGCTCGCGTGCGCGCGGTCGTGGAAGACCCGCGGGTGAAGCCGCGGCCCACCTTGCATTACCGGCTGCCGAACTGCGAGATCGATGAGCCGGGCTGGGGCATCCATATCCCGTGGGGCGACTGGCTGAAGGTCGAGAGGCTTGCGACCGATCGCGACCGGCTCGAGCGCATCTGCCGGGCCTACGCCCGCTGGCTGGACAAGCCGATGCGCCACCTGTTCGAGAATTGGGCTCGGGAGGTCGAGTCATGGCTCGGCGAGAAGGCCGGCCGGTAA
- a CDS encoding tetratricopeptide repeat protein, whose translation MTLLAELKRRNVIRVAILYVVTAWLLLQAADVGMSALGLPEWTGRMVLLLLGLGFPVALVFSWIYELTPEGLRRDSEIDAPGALSGRTGHKLNVAIVVLLLIAIGLGLADRLASPGTGSAEGLDGDVDTPADTAAGTVARTYVSTVVDAPVRSQASDSSIAVLPFADLSREGDNEYFSDGLTEELLNALAKVRALKVAGRTSSFAYKGRDVDLRVIGEELGVAHLLEGSVRKSGNRLRITAQLIKAEDGYHVWSETYDRELTDVFAIQSDIAGQVVEALEVTLLGEDETRMQAGGTTNVEAYNDYLRGRYLLNQGSRQDTLQEAVAALESALQKDPEFADAWFALGNASTLLVANGWIGAEEGWARIEEAAVQARRHAPQIAAGYMLEGYLLAYRDLQWTEARALMRRAVELEPGNSTISFNYAILLRGLPYYDEGLAAMRRAVQLEPTNLVNQVFLGNMLMTAGRYPEAKPVLQQVLAVDPGFNRAHYYLGVCEYLEGDYAAALARFEAEPLGWMHVTGRALALYKLGRKAEADQVEAELVETFGDRAAYQQAQVAAQRGALDLAFESLERAFVSGDTGVSQLLTDPLVAPLHDDPRYKAALERVNLLQFLGQAARPDQ comes from the coding sequence ATGACTCTGCTGGCCGAACTGAAGCGGCGCAACGTCATTCGAGTGGCGATTCTCTACGTCGTGACGGCGTGGCTCCTGTTGCAGGCCGCCGACGTGGGCATGTCCGCTTTGGGCCTGCCGGAGTGGACCGGGCGTATGGTCCTCCTGCTGCTGGGGCTCGGCTTCCCGGTGGCGCTGGTGTTTTCGTGGATCTACGAGTTGACGCCGGAAGGGCTCCGTCGGGATTCGGAGATCGATGCTCCGGGAGCCCTGAGCGGGCGGACCGGGCACAAGCTGAATGTCGCCATCGTCGTCCTGCTCTTGATCGCCATCGGCCTCGGATTGGCGGACCGGCTGGCGTCGCCTGGGACCGGGTCGGCAGAGGGACTCGATGGGGACGTCGACACGCCTGCGGACACGGCGGCCGGAACAGTCGCCCGTACATACGTTTCAACGGTTGTGGATGCGCCTGTTCGAAGCCAGGCATCGGATTCGAGTATCGCGGTGCTGCCTTTTGCCGATCTGAGCCGCGAGGGTGACAACGAGTATTTTTCCGACGGCCTGACCGAGGAATTGCTCAACGCACTGGCCAAGGTGCGTGCGCTCAAAGTGGCCGGACGCACTTCCTCGTTCGCATACAAGGGCCGGGACGTGGATCTGCGCGTCATCGGCGAGGAACTGGGGGTCGCGCACCTGTTGGAGGGCAGCGTCCGCAAGTCGGGCAACCGCCTGCGCATCACCGCGCAGCTGATCAAGGCGGAGGACGGCTACCACGTCTGGTCGGAAACCTACGACCGCGAACTGACCGACGTGTTCGCCATCCAGTCGGATATCGCCGGGCAGGTGGTCGAGGCGCTTGAGGTGACTCTGCTGGGCGAGGACGAGACCCGCATGCAGGCTGGCGGCACCACCAATGTCGAGGCGTACAACGACTACCTGCGCGGCCGGTACCTGCTCAACCAGGGGTCGCGCCAGGATACTCTGCAGGAAGCAGTGGCGGCCCTGGAGAGCGCGCTGCAGAAGGACCCGGAGTTCGCCGATGCCTGGTTCGCACTTGGTAACGCCTCCACCTTGCTGGTAGCCAACGGCTGGATTGGAGCAGAGGAAGGCTGGGCGCGAATCGAAGAGGCTGCGGTCCAGGCACGCCGGCATGCCCCGCAGATCGCCGCCGGCTACATGCTGGAGGGCTATCTGTTGGCCTACCGGGATCTGCAATGGACCGAGGCCCGGGCCCTGATGCGCCGCGCAGTGGAACTGGAGCCGGGCAATTCCACGATCAGTTTCAATTACGCCATCCTGTTGCGGGGCCTGCCGTATTACGACGAGGGCCTGGCGGCGATGCGTCGGGCTGTGCAGTTGGAGCCGACGAACCTGGTCAACCAGGTGTTTCTCGGCAACATGTTGATGACGGCCGGGAGGTACCCCGAAGCCAAGCCGGTACTGCAGCAGGTCCTGGCGGTCGATCCTGGGTTCAACCGGGCACATTACTACCTTGGTGTGTGCGAGTACCTCGAAGGCGACTATGCGGCGGCGTTGGCTCGTTTCGAGGCCGAGCCGCTGGGCTGGATGCATGTCACCGGGCGTGCGCTGGCGCTCTACAAGCTCGGACGTAAAGCAGAGGCCGATCAGGTCGAGGCAGAGCTGGTCGAGACTTTCGGGGACAGGGCAGCCTATCAGCAGGCCCAGGTGGCGGCGCAGCGAGGCGCGCTCGACCTGGCCTTTGAGTCGCTCGAGCGTGCGTTCGTCTCAGGTGACACCGGTGTGTCCCAGCTGCTGACCGATCCGCTGGTCGCGCCGTTGCATGACGACCCCCGTTACAAGGCCGCGCTGGAAAGAGTGAACCTGCTCCAGTTCCTGGGCCAGGCTGCACGGCCGGACCAATAG
- a CDS encoding NfeD family protein — MNIDFSVSPAAVWTLLGVLLILAEFALPGVILVFFGIAALLIGIALWFGVGMTLNTQILVFGLLAVGLLLVARKRVKSWFLGKSELASDGIEVLVPGTPVTAQEDFVDGIGVVTYRGARWNAECSEPVAGGQRLWITGRRGLVLNVSSERPGE, encoded by the coding sequence ATGAATATCGACTTCAGCGTTTCGCCGGCGGCGGTATGGACACTGCTTGGCGTGCTCCTGATCCTGGCCGAGTTTGCCTTGCCCGGGGTGATCCTGGTGTTTTTCGGCATCGCGGCCCTGCTCATAGGGATCGCGCTCTGGTTCGGGGTCGGCATGACGCTCAACACGCAGATCCTGGTGTTCGGGCTGCTCGCGGTGGGCCTCCTGCTGGTGGCGCGCAAGCGCGTCAAGAGCTGGTTCCTGGGTAAGTCGGAGCTCGCGAGCGACGGCATCGAAGTGCTGGTGCCCGGCACCCCCGTTACGGCTCAAGAAGATTTCGTCGACGGGATCGGGGTGGTCACTTATCGCGGCGCCCGGTGGAACGCGGAATGCAGCGAACCGGTCGCCGGCGGCCAGCGCCTCTGGATCACCGGGCGCCGGGGACTGGTTCTGAACGTCAGCAGCGAACGCCCGGGCGAGTAG
- a CDS encoding stomatin-like protein: MDSINIMTLISLVFLGIIVVALFKTAQIVPQRSAYIVERLGRYARTLDAGFHILIPFIDRVAYRQTLKEEAIDVPQQQCITRDNISVSVDGVLYLQVVDPHAASYGIANYHFATASLAQTTLRSVVGQIELDKTFEERSKINEEVVKALDEAANPWGVKVLRYEIADIVVPTTITDALEQQMRAERERRAVVARSEGQRQEQINVSEGEKIQIINISEAQKQKQINEAEGKAREIQMLADATALGIERIATAINIPGGREAVSLRIAEQYVREFGNLAKTNNTMILPAELSNIGGAVAGLAEVLNTARAGRE; this comes from the coding sequence GTGGACAGCATCAACATCATGACACTCATATCACTGGTGTTTCTCGGCATCATCGTGGTGGCGCTGTTCAAGACTGCGCAAATCGTGCCGCAGCGCTCCGCCTACATCGTGGAGCGTCTCGGGCGTTATGCCCGCACGCTGGACGCCGGTTTCCATATCCTGATCCCGTTCATCGATCGCGTCGCCTACCGCCAGACGCTCAAGGAAGAGGCGATCGATGTGCCCCAGCAGCAGTGCATCACGCGCGACAACATCAGCGTGTCGGTGGACGGCGTGCTGTACCTGCAGGTCGTGGATCCGCACGCGGCCAGCTACGGCATCGCCAACTATCATTTCGCCACCGCCAGCCTGGCGCAGACCACGCTGCGTTCGGTGGTCGGCCAGATCGAGCTGGACAAGACGTTCGAGGAACGCTCCAAGATCAACGAAGAGGTGGTCAAGGCGCTGGATGAGGCCGCCAACCCCTGGGGCGTTAAAGTCCTGCGCTACGAGATCGCCGATATCGTGGTGCCCACCACGATCACCGATGCGCTCGAGCAACAGATGCGCGCGGAACGCGAACGGCGCGCGGTGGTGGCACGCTCAGAGGGCCAGCGCCAGGAGCAGATCAACGTCTCCGAAGGCGAGAAGATCCAGATCATCAACATTTCCGAAGCCCAGAAACAGAAGCAGATCAACGAGGCCGAGGGCAAGGCGCGCGAGATCCAGATGCTTGCCGACGCCACGGCGCTCGGCATCGAGCGTATTGCCACCGCGATCAACATCCCCGGTGGGCGCGAGGCCGTGAGCCTGCGCATCGCCGAGCAGTATGTCCGCGAGTTCGGCAACCTCGCGAAGACCAACAACACCATGATCCTGCCGGCCGAGCTGAGCAACATCGGTGGCGCGGTGGCGGGATTGGCGGAAGTGTTGAATACGGCGCGGGCCGGACGGGAATAG
- a CDS encoding MAC/perforin domain-containing protein, with protein MIRGTLLASLLAMTASVGAQDFGRAPADVFAGCDEPALATAPDAAPQPPVGAAAPRVDRITQRSFASLSLDELDSGVPEEMASLCWARLDGVWRETGTITLDRSRDDPGIWGSDSPELVSMANGNYTTPRFLVVVETADPATGLHLATGIEETPFVRFVSNDGLALRDVLQRLGPVKTYRATAPFPYGTTLTLDVTRSGSVRLTLDGAMFVRPEPSASRAGADSRVRIDDSWLLSAYLMNVAANRRGYDIVTQDPFLLLQNHKEEILAPVDPTMYSITEGRTVPVGLTLIQDGQQGTVYRRTLVASETELQQTSTHTFGNSFSANVPSTKIPGVSVFEASAGYESTRASMSGMQESKSVAQAAAYSRHKQYALVLDHPYITLSSAFIDAVEDARRFHRYQSLIDRFGTHYPYAVTYGASAKMTQMFTEESYAQQERSEEGFSEFGGAKVFGNGGSAHHSQLAGTQTGSRGTVGNEGATFVAVGGNGSWDQGGYSAGGTPYPILLDLRPIYELLNPMNFPGEPEVYQSVRENLKRAVVAYLEHNTTALSADSMLPKVEPLPPPAPPPKRQVRSKVFKDPLVGGRWLDLCYAHGSCRTQQALNAFCRLQGYKTGSRQRNSKSKLGHVNVRIGDNSKCTSTGLGNCHRITQLTCRD; from the coding sequence ATGATCCGGGGCACATTGCTCGCGAGCCTGCTCGCCATGACGGCCTCGGTGGGCGCGCAGGACTTCGGCCGTGCGCCGGCCGACGTGTTCGCCGGGTGTGACGAGCCGGCCCTGGCCACCGCACCGGACGCTGCGCCCCAGCCGCCGGTCGGCGCTGCCGCGCCACGCGTGGACCGCATCACCCAGCGTTCATTCGCGAGCCTGAGTCTCGATGAACTCGATTCCGGGGTGCCCGAGGAAATGGCCTCGTTGTGCTGGGCGCGCCTCGACGGCGTGTGGCGCGAGACCGGCACGATCACGCTCGACCGCTCGCGTGACGACCCCGGCATCTGGGGCAGCGACTCCCCGGAGCTGGTGTCGATGGCCAACGGCAACTACACCACGCCGCGCTTTCTCGTCGTCGTCGAGACGGCCGACCCGGCGACAGGGCTGCATCTCGCGACCGGGATCGAGGAGACGCCGTTCGTGCGCTTCGTCAGTAACGACGGCCTCGCCCTGCGCGACGTCCTGCAGCGGCTTGGCCCGGTGAAGACCTATCGTGCGACCGCGCCGTTTCCCTACGGTACGACACTCACCTTGGACGTGACGCGCAGCGGCAGCGTGCGCCTGACGCTGGACGGCGCCATGTTCGTGCGGCCGGAGCCGAGCGCCTCGCGCGCCGGGGCCGACAGCCGCGTCCGCATCGACGATTCCTGGCTGTTGAGCGCTTACCTGATGAACGTCGCTGCCAACCGTCGTGGCTACGACATCGTGACCCAGGACCCGTTTCTCCTGCTGCAGAACCACAAGGAGGAGATCCTGGCCCCGGTGGACCCCACCATGTACTCGATCACCGAGGGTCGCACGGTGCCGGTGGGGCTCACCCTGATCCAGGACGGCCAGCAGGGCACGGTGTATCGCAGGACCCTCGTCGCCAGCGAGACCGAGCTGCAGCAGACCAGCACCCACACCTTCGGCAACAGTTTCAGCGCCAACGTCCCTTCGACCAAGATCCCCGGCGTGAGCGTGTTCGAGGCGAGCGCCGGCTACGAGTCGACGCGTGCGTCCATGTCGGGCATGCAGGAAAGCAAGTCCGTCGCGCAGGCCGCCGCCTATTCGCGCCACAAGCAGTACGCGCTGGTGCTGGACCACCCCTACATCACGCTGTCCAGCGCGTTCATCGACGCGGTGGAAGACGCGCGGCGCTTCCATCGCTACCAGTCGTTGATCGATCGCTTCGGCACCCATTACCCCTACGCCGTCACCTACGGCGCCAGCGCCAAGATGACGCAGATGTTCACCGAGGAGTCGTACGCGCAGCAGGAGCGCAGCGAAGAGGGCTTCAGCGAATTCGGCGGCGCCAAGGTGTTCGGCAATGGCGGGTCCGCACACCACAGCCAGCTTGCAGGCACCCAGACCGGATCCCGCGGTACGGTCGGCAACGAGGGTGCGACCTTCGTGGCGGTCGGCGGCAATGGCTCCTGGGACCAGGGCGGCTACAGCGCCGGCGGCACGCCTTACCCGATCTTGCTCGACCTGCGCCCGATCTACGAACTGCTCAACCCGATGAATTTTCCGGGCGAGCCCGAGGTGTACCAGAGCGTGCGCGAGAACCTCAAGCGCGCGGTCGTGGCCTACCTGGAACACAACACCACTGCGCTCAGCGCCGACTCGATGCTGCCGAAAGTCGAGCCGCTGCCGCCGCCTGCGCCGCCCCCGAAGCGGCAGGTACGCAGCAAGGTGTTCAAGGACCCGCTGGTCGGCGGGCGTTGGCTGGACCTGTGCTATGCCCATGGCAGCTGCCGCACGCAACAGGCGCTGAACGCCTTCTGCCGCCTGCAGGGCTACAAGACCGGCAGCCGCCAGCGCAACAGCAAGTCGAAGCTGGGGCACGTGAACGTGCGCATCGGCGACAACAGCAAGTGTACGTCAACCGGCCTCGGCAACTGCCACCGCATCACTCAATTGACGTGCAGGGATTGA
- a CDS encoding LamG domain-containing protein, with product MKKLLRKGTLALLACSLWIGAGTVAQAYEPDVMVFDGEVSLDFPPSPRLALATGGTLEFWVAPDWTADPGYDPVIITSAGPEGPAYLVAMLRERDGIAFAAGDEEAVFLFDFTDGQLHHVAISQYADGVEVYIDGRQVGSEPIMALDLPVTGVWLGSIDGENNTFRGVLAGLRMWQEVVPRETLVAFALKDIFENEHPQLDALAAMSDFNTAALLLVE from the coding sequence GTGAAGAAATTACTTAGAAAAGGGACGCTGGCATTGCTGGCCTGCAGCCTGTGGATTGGGGCGGGCACCGTCGCGCAAGCCTACGAGCCGGATGTCATGGTGTTCGATGGCGAAGTATCGCTGGACTTCCCGCCGTCGCCGCGCCTGGCGCTCGCCACCGGCGGAACGCTGGAATTCTGGGTGGCGCCTGACTGGACCGCTGATCCGGGCTACGACCCGGTGATCATCACCAGCGCGGGTCCCGAGGGCCCGGCGTACCTCGTGGCCATGCTGCGGGAGCGGGACGGCATCGCGTTTGCCGCCGGGGACGAGGAGGCGGTGTTCCTGTTCGACTTCACTGATGGCCAGCTGCACCACGTGGCGATCAGCCAGTATGCCGACGGCGTCGAGGTCTACATCGACGGCCGCCAGGTCGGCAGCGAGCCGATCATGGCGCTGGACCTGCCGGTGACGGGAGTGTGGCTCGGGTCGATCGACGGCGAGAACAATACTTTCCGCGGTGTGCTGGCCGGGCTGCGGATGTGGCAGGAGGTGGTGCCCCGCGAGACGCTGGTGGCCTTCGCCCTGAAGGACATCTTCGAGAATGAGCATCCACAGCTCGACGCGCTCGCCGCGATGAGCGACTTCAACACGGCTGCATTGCTGCTGGTCGAGTGA